In Mucilaginibacter boryungensis, a single window of DNA contains:
- a CDS encoding SH3 domain-containing protein produces MNYKRVIYLFLVIAMPLVTFGKGDVKALFDQGNQLYQKANYKGALAAYQQVLSSGYQSAALYFNMGNASFKTDDIPSAIWYYEKAHKLSPGDDDINFNIRFANLKTADRIDEAPEFFLTKWWHNFILMFSLSTLSVLSIAFILLGFLLLTGYLFTSSVTLKKASFYTSMGLFVLGLITILMGNRQAAYFDSHKQAIIFSGSVTVKSTPATAAKTLFLLHAGTKVDVMETNAGHVKIKLANGSEGWISAGDVKEI; encoded by the coding sequence ATGAATTATAAACGCGTGATTTACCTGTTTTTAGTCATTGCCATGCCATTGGTAACATTTGGTAAGGGCGATGTAAAAGCGCTTTTCGATCAGGGCAATCAGCTATACCAGAAAGCTAATTATAAGGGGGCCTTAGCCGCTTATCAGCAAGTATTAAGTAGTGGCTATCAATCGGCAGCGTTGTACTTTAATATGGGTAATGCCAGCTTTAAAACAGACGATATCCCCTCAGCTATATGGTACTACGAGAAAGCGCACAAACTATCGCCCGGAGATGATGATATCAACTTTAACATCCGTTTTGCCAATCTTAAAACCGCCGACAGGATAGACGAGGCCCCTGAATTTTTCCTGACCAAATGGTGGCATAACTTCATCCTGATGTTTTCGTTAAGCACGCTATCAGTATTAAGCATAGCATTTATCCTGCTAGGGTTTCTGCTGTTGACAGGTTATTTGTTCACAAGCTCGGTCACACTTAAAAAAGCTTCGTTCTATACGTCAATGGGTTTATTCGTGCTTGGTTTAATTACGATACTGATGGGCAACCGCCAGGCGGCCTATTTCGACAGCCACAAGCAAGCTATCATTTTTAGCGGTTCGGTTACGGTAAAAAGTACACCGGCCACTGCGGCTAAAACCCTTTTCCTGCTGCACGCCGGTACCAAGGTTGATGTAATGGAAACCAACGCCGGTCACGTAAAAATAAAACTGGCCAATGGCAGTGAAGGCTGGATCAGTGCCGGGGATGTGAAGGAGATATAA
- a CDS encoding BatD family protein, whose amino-acid sequence MNGRYYILSVLILWANLLLAQSASFTASVSSTQVAAGEQFQVDFTLNGNGERFQPPNFNGFQVLSGPNVSQSMTSINGNTSVSMGYSFILAAVKEGDYTIGPATIYVNGHILGTRPLKIHVVKGSPQQARRMRQQQQAIDQVPAADLSKAVFLRASVSKTKAYIGEQLNVTYRLYTRVGILQNQYDKLPELNGFWSQDLNEHKQPTAAVWRTEILNGTRYNVADIKETIVFPERSGDLTIDPFAMTLVVRVPAPAHDIMEEFFGNSFKDEKVKLKSPPIIVHVKDLPAAGKPVDFSGAVGTFTLSADLDKKALKANESLNYNVKITGVGNIMLVKNPTVGFPPDFEKYDPKVTDTLSKEGGKIHGSKLYNYLLIPRHEGNYTIDPIKFTYFNPATERYVTLTSKAFPVAVAKGDRQTNVSALATDKQDVKLLDKDIRYIKTSDFGLTEQGENFFGSVGYYLLLLLGPVLFVAAFYYRKWLQRHNSDIVKVKSRKASKIARKHLANAQAQLATKNKSGFYEALFKGIYGYLSDKLNIPYANLDKETIAEALRKRSVNETLITRLQDNLDLCDMARFAPVTGISEQEVFEKTKNTINDIEDEL is encoded by the coding sequence ATGAACGGCAGATATTACATATTATCGGTTTTAATATTGTGGGCAAACCTGCTGCTTGCTCAAAGCGCCAGCTTTACGGCATCGGTAAGCAGCACCCAGGTAGCAGCTGGCGAACAATTCCAGGTAGATTTTACGCTGAACGGTAACGGCGAACGCTTTCAACCACCTAATTTTAATGGGTTCCAGGTACTTTCAGGCCCTAATGTTTCTCAAAGCATGACTTCAATTAACGGGAACACCTCCGTTAGCATGGGTTACAGCTTTATATTGGCCGCAGTTAAAGAAGGCGACTATACAATTGGTCCTGCAACAATTTATGTAAACGGTCATATTTTAGGCACGCGGCCTTTAAAAATACATGTGGTAAAAGGGTCGCCGCAACAGGCCCGTCGCATGCGGCAGCAACAACAGGCGATAGACCAGGTGCCTGCGGCCGATCTATCCAAAGCGGTATTTCTAAGGGCAAGTGTCAGCAAAACCAAAGCCTATATTGGTGAACAGTTAAATGTTACTTACCGCCTATACACGCGCGTCGGCATATTGCAAAATCAGTATGATAAATTACCTGAACTGAATGGTTTTTGGAGCCAGGACCTGAACGAGCATAAACAACCAACCGCAGCGGTATGGCGAACCGAGATTTTAAATGGTACCCGCTATAATGTAGCCGATATAAAAGAAACCATCGTTTTTCCCGAACGCAGCGGAGATCTGACCATCGATCCTTTTGCTATGACCCTTGTAGTACGTGTACCGGCACCGGCCCACGATATTATGGAAGAGTTTTTTGGCAACAGCTTTAAAGATGAAAAGGTGAAGCTGAAAAGTCCGCCTATTATTGTGCATGTGAAAGACCTGCCCGCTGCCGGCAAACCTGTTGATTTTAGTGGTGCGGTTGGTACATTCACTTTAAGTGCCGACCTGGATAAAAAAGCGCTGAAAGCCAATGAATCTCTAAACTATAATGTAAAAATTACTGGTGTAGGGAACATTATGCTGGTTAAAAATCCAACTGTTGGTTTTCCTCCTGATTTTGAAAAATACGATCCCAAAGTTACCGATACCTTAAGTAAGGAAGGGGGCAAGATACATGGCAGCAAGTTGTATAATTACCTGCTGATACCGCGACATGAAGGTAACTATACTATTGATCCGATTAAGTTCACCTATTTTAATCCGGCTACCGAACGCTATGTAACGCTGACAAGTAAAGCATTTCCGGTGGCGGTTGCCAAAGGCGACCGCCAGACCAATGTGAGCGCGCTGGCAACCGATAAGCAGGATGTAAAACTACTGGATAAAGACATCAGGTACATCAAGACCAGCGATTTTGGGCTGACAGAACAAGGTGAAAACTTCTTTGGCTCGGTTGGTTATTACCTGCTGCTTTTACTTGGGCCTGTGCTATTCGTAGCCGCGTTCTATTACCGCAAATGGTTACAGCGCCATAACAGCGATATTGTTAAGGTAAAAAGCCGCAAAGCCAGCAAAATAGCCCGTAAGCATTTGGCTAACGCGCAGGCACAACTGGCCACTAAAAATAAATCTGGCTTTTACGAGGCCTTGTTTAAAGGTATTTACGGCTATTTAAGTGATAAACTGAATATACCATACGCTAATCTGGATAAAGAAACTATAGCGGAAGCCTTAAGGAAACGGTCGGTAAACGAAACTTTGATCACCCGTTTGCAGGATAATTTAGACCTGTGCGATATGGCGCGTTTTGCCCCGGTGACCGGTATTTCCGAACAGGAGGTTTTCGAGAAAACAAAAAACACCATCAATGATATTGAAGATGAATTATAA
- a CDS encoding tetratricopeptide repeat protein, with protein MKRLIIILLFLLQGSWLYAQQEKSLLNKGNQLYQQKKYGEAEQLYRQALQKKAQNLEGNFNVGDAMFKQKKFQEAGEQFGKLAGSTTNKQVAAAAYHNMGNSLLEDKKLEESIEAYKKSLLRNPKDQETRYNLAYAQEKLKKQQQQNKNNKNKNKNDKNKDKKDNKDKNKDDKDKKDKDKKDQDKKDQDKKNQDDKNKQDQQKQPQDQKPQMSKEDAQRMLDALNNNEKQTQEKLKNQKLKGAKVKIAKDW; from the coding sequence ATGAAAAGGCTGATCATTATCTTATTGTTTTTATTGCAGGGAAGCTGGCTGTACGCGCAGCAAGAGAAAAGTCTTTTGAATAAGGGTAACCAGCTTTATCAGCAAAAAAAGTACGGCGAAGCCGAGCAGCTTTATCGCCAGGCCTTACAAAAGAAAGCGCAGAACCTGGAGGGTAATTTTAACGTGGGTGATGCCATGTTCAAACAGAAAAAATTTCAGGAAGCCGGCGAACAGTTTGGCAAGCTGGCGGGCAGTACCACTAATAAGCAAGTAGCGGCGGCGGCCTATCATAATATGGGTAATTCCCTGCTGGAAGATAAAAAGCTGGAAGAAAGTATTGAGGCTTATAAGAAATCACTATTAAGAAATCCGAAGGATCAGGAAACCCGCTATAACCTGGCTTATGCGCAGGAAAAATTAAAAAAGCAGCAACAGCAAAATAAAAACAATAAGAACAAGAATAAAAACGATAAAAATAAAGACAAAAAAGATAATAAGGACAAAAACAAGGACGATAAGGATAAAAAAGATAAAGACAAAAAAGACCAGGACAAGAAGGATCAGGATAAAAAGAACCAGGACGATAAGAACAAACAAGACCAGCAAAAGCAACCACAGGATCAGAAACCGCAGATGTCGAAAGAAGACGCCCAGCGCATGCTTGATGCCCTGAACAATAACGAAAAGCAAACCCAGGAAAAACTAAAAAATCAAAAACTAAAAGGCGCAAAAGTGAAAATTGCTAAGGATTGGTAG
- a CDS encoding VWA domain-containing protein, whose translation MLRFAHIDILWGLVTIPVFIFLFLEITRWKSKAIKKLGDKEVVKQMMPDVSFSRPWLKFILFIVAYSLCIIGAADPQIGSKVEDVKRKGADIMILLDVSNSMLAQDLAPNRLENAKRAVAQLIDNLKDDRIGMIVFAGQAYVQLPITTDYSAAKLFLSTINTNMVPTQGTAIGAAIDLGMKSFDFKNGTGKAMIIITDGENHEDDAVAAAKNATDKDVSIHVIGVGSVEGAPIPVYQDGKMVGYHMEEDGKTQVLSKLSEDMCKEIATAGNGAYVRATNASSGLNLVMDQIGKIQRKTVDSKSFKDYEDRFQFFLGCALVLLVIEFFISNRKSQRLSNLKLFEVKNT comes from the coding sequence ATGCTACGTTTTGCACATATAGATATTTTGTGGGGATTGGTTACTATACCGGTGTTCATTTTCCTGTTTTTGGAAATTACCCGCTGGAAAAGTAAAGCCATAAAAAAACTGGGCGATAAGGAAGTGGTAAAGCAAATGATGCCGGATGTTTCCTTCTCGCGCCCCTGGTTAAAATTTATCCTGTTTATCGTAGCCTATAGCCTATGCATCATCGGCGCTGCCGATCCACAGATAGGTTCAAAAGTGGAAGATGTGAAGCGTAAGGGTGCGGATATTATGATACTGCTTGATGTATCCAATAGCATGCTGGCCCAGGATTTGGCGCCTAACCGTTTAGAGAATGCCAAGCGCGCGGTTGCACAATTGATAGATAACCTGAAAGACGACCGTATTGGGATGATCGTTTTTGCAGGGCAAGCTTACGTGCAACTGCCAATTACAACCGATTATTCGGCAGCTAAGCTATTCTTAAGCACTATTAACACCAATATGGTGCCTACACAGGGTACGGCCATAGGCGCGGCAATTGATTTGGGCATGAAATCGTTCGATTTTAAGAACGGTACGGGTAAAGCAATGATCATCATCACCGATGGCGAAAACCACGAAGATGATGCGGTGGCCGCGGCTAAAAATGCTACCGATAAAGATGTATCCATACACGTAATAGGCGTAGGTTCGGTTGAGGGTGCGCCCATACCCGTTTACCAGGATGGCAAAATGGTGGGCTACCACATGGAAGAAGATGGCAAAACACAGGTGTTAAGTAAACTGAGCGAGGATATGTGTAAGGAGATAGCTACAGCGGGAAATGGCGCTTATGTACGCGCTACCAATGCCAGCAGCGGATTAAATCTGGTGATGGATCAGATAGGGAAGATACAGCGCAAAACGGTGGACAGCAAGAGTTTTAAAGACTATGAGGACAGGTTCCAGTTTTTCCTGGGTTGTGCATTAGTGCTGTTGGTTATTGAATTTTTTATATCGAACAGGAAAAGTCAGCGTTTAAGCAATTTGAAGTTATTTGAGGTGAAGAACACATGA